From Chloroflexota bacterium, one genomic window encodes:
- a CDS encoding pyridoxamine 5'-phosphate oxidase family protein, with protein MGTTEDYTKMRRKERGKDDNWIKAFLARAEFGTTATVHGDQPFLVTRNFAYDEAAHAIYMHGAKKGRTFENADENPKVCFSASEAGRLLPDERAMEFGTEFGGVVAFGRLRVVEAAAEAKYGLQLLCDKYFPHLKPDVDYETTTDIDLKVTAVLRIDIESWSGKERKVADDFPGAFYFKDVVQQL; from the coding sequence ATGGGAACAACCGAAGACTACACAAAAATGCGCCGTAAGGAGCGCGGCAAAGATGACAACTGGATCAAGGCCTTTTTGGCGCGCGCCGAATTTGGCACAACGGCAACCGTCCACGGTGACCAGCCTTTTTTGGTAACGCGCAATTTCGCTTATGATGAAGCCGCACACGCCATCTACATGCACGGAGCGAAGAAAGGCCGCACTTTTGAGAATGCCGATGAAAACCCTAAGGTTTGTTTTAGCGCCAGTGAAGCTGGGCGTCTGCTGCCTGACGAACGGGCGATGGAGTTCGGCACCGAATTTGGCGGAGTGGTGGCCTTTGGGAGGCTGCGCGTGGTTGAAGCGGCTGCCGAAGCTAAATATGGCCTGCAACTGCTGTGCGACAAATACTTTCCGCACCTGAAACCCGATGTGGATTACGAAACCACTACTGACATCGATCTCAAAGTCACCGCGGTGCTGCGCATTGATATTGAAAGCTGGAGCGGCAAAGAGAGAAAAGTCGCCGATGATTTCCCTGGCGCGTTCTATTTCAAAGATGTTGTACAACAATTATAA